Part of the Sulfurovum sp. TSL6 genome, TCATCTCTGCTTTGGTTTGGGCTATTTCAAACATGTATCCGCCACAAAACCCTTCACCATTGGTTACGATCTCATGGGCAATGGCTTCTGCCTCTTCTAGATCTTTATGAAAGACCTCCTTGAGTATTCTCATACAAAATTCCCATGAAACGTGCTTATCATTAATGATAGAAACAAGGCACATTTTAGGTGCATTGAATTCTATCTTCAAGTAAGATTTGAGTGTAATGGGCTTTTTAATCGTTATTGGCATAGTGTTCCTGTATGATCTAAAGATAATTCATAGTTTAGTATTATACCCAAAAAAACTATAGGTTACTTCGTACGAGTTCTATGATGTATATTTGACACAGCTGATACAGATGAAAAGAATGTTCTAGTTTTTTATAAATCCTGCTATAATTCCATTTCAAAAAAAAGCATCTTTTTACCTTGACTATACTTGTGTTTACAGATGGTTTGTACAAAAAGGATGAAGTATAGAACTTCAAAACAGTATTACTAGAGAAAACCTTAGAATCTTGATGACTTTGTTTTATGAAAAAGCTATAGAGGATGAAGTATTAGCTCCTTTTTTCATAGATGAGATCGGTGATGATCTTACTGATGAGGACTGGTTTGAACACATAGATCTTTTAGCAGATTTTTGGTTGGCTAAAATTCTAGGGGAAAACACTTATTATGGAAATTTTGTGGGTGCACATGTAAAGATGCCTCATTTAAAAAGAGAAACTTTTACAAGGTGGCTGGAGCTTTTTTCAGTCACGGCTGATGAAGTCTATGTACCTGATATCGCGGAAGTGTTTAAGAAAAAAGGGGAACAGTTCTCTAAGCAGTTCCTCAATACTAAAAAAAAGATTTAAATACATTTTTTGAATACTTTATTTTAAAAGTATATATTTTTGAATCAAAGGAAAAGAATGAATAGAGATAAAAAATGGAATTTGCTTTTCATCCAAGATGACAGATCGATGTTTGATTCTGGTACTAAAATGTTCAGTGCATTGTTCAATAGGGTAGACAAAGTTTCGGGAAAAGAAGAGGCGCTAGCGCATTTTGATGCAAACCAATATGATATTGTTCTTGGTGATCTCAGCGTCGAACCGGAAGATCTTGGTCTTTTAAAACAGATCAAAGACATGAAACCTGAACAAACAATATTTGCTTTAGTTTCACCCAAAGATACAGATAAACTTTTTGGGATAGCTGACTTGGGGATCAATGCCTTTGAATTGACAGCAGATTACTTTGATCAAGCCTTGGAACAAATTGCATTATTCGACCCTTACGCAAAGCAATAATACTTATTCGTTCCCTGGCATGAGGCTTAACTCTTTAGATTAAGCCTCTATCATATCGTTTATCTGCAGCCGCACCTGCAACCATGTATTTTTACTTGGTCTTCTTCAAATATTTCACGCCAGATTTGTAAATCCAACTCCATTGGATTTAAGCTATCACTTTTTGATTGTTTCATAAATGTATCATTAACATCTATCAACGCTTTGTTCATCTTATTGAGCTCAGGTAATACCTTTTCTCTCAGTGTTAAATCTAATTTACTCATGACTAATCCTTTCTTGATAGTTCTAAAATATAGCATAGCATATTATTCTTTATTAAAAATTATATGGTTTATTTATAATTAAATATGTGATCTCCCTAAAAAACTTTGAATCCCTACGTGCTTCTAGCTAAGGGTATAAGTAAGTCTTCTTTCGCTAAGATGTCACATCTAAGATAAAGGCAAAAAATGGAACAAATAAATAGCTTATTAGAGAAGTATAACCACTTTAAAGATGCGCAAATTCGCTCAATTCAACCACTATCGGATTCTTCAAAAGTTGTCACAATAGTAGTACAAGATGATGATGGTGAAGATATTAATACTGTCAAGATAGAGTTTAACAATATCACTGATTCAAAGATACTGGATAATAGTGTACTGTCTTTTATGGATATGGGATTCGGTATTAGTATAGTCAAAGAACATGATCTCTATGGTTTTGCACTTGGAAAGGGTACTGCTATGTTACATGTGCAGAATGCACCTTTGTATATTATAGCTTCAGATATCGCTATTGAAGAAGAAAAATAAAAGAGACTAGTTTATTAACATTATGCAGGGAGCATAGTTGGCCCTCTGCATCTCAATTACGTATGAAATTAGTGGATATTATTCACAACCACAACTGCCAGTGCTGCAACTGCTAGCACTACCCGTACTACATGAACTACCTGCATTAGGGTTCTCAGCGACTCTGATCAAAAACGCATTATCACCTGTTTTTTGAGCAAAGAACAAGTGTTTTGAACAAAACTCCTCATTCATGAATTCTGCTACAATATTTGAATAATTGTATGCATCTTTCTGATTATCAAATGATTTTTCACTTGCATATTCACTTTTTTTAAAACATCCGCATTCGTGTTCCATTTGTACTGTATACATAAACTTTTTCCTTTTGGTCATTTATTTACGGGAGTATAGTTAGTAAAACTTTAAATAAGATAAAAATACTCCGAAAAGCAAATATTCTTTATCAATATTTTTTTGTATTTAAGATTTTTTAGTTCTACTTAGATTAAAAATAGTAAGTGGTAAGGTACAATACTTTTTGGATAGAAAATTTTTATTTCCTATCGTTCTTACTAATTTTCAAATATACTGACAGATAAAATAAACCCCATTTTTAATTATTTATATTTTGAGTTTTCTTGATTCTTATCAATATAAAATTTTTTTTTGCAAGCTATAATCTTTATTATCAAGACAATTTTAAGGATATAGAATGTTAATGCAAAAACGAGATGTACAACAAGTATCAAATGCTATGATGAATATGCTGCATGAAGAAGAGATAGATATAATAAATGATTTTCATGATGCTGTTTTAGCAGAAGATATAGAAAAAATTGATGAGCTTTTTAAAGTAGTTCAGTTTGATGTAGAGGATCATTTTAGTACGGAAGAAGAGATGATGGAACAGAGTAAGTTTTATGCTTTTCAAATGCATAAATCTGAACATGACACTATGAGACAAAAAATAAAAAATATTCAAGAAAACTGGGAAAATAATAAAAATCCACAGGAAGTACAAAAATTTTTAGAAAATGAGTTCAAGCATTGGATTGTTTTGCATATTTCAAGATGGGATTCGGAAACTGCTATGCATATTGGTGATTCTAATTAGAGTAGAATCACCTTTTAGATTAGTACAAAGAGAGTGTTTGATCTTATTTGATTAAAATAAAAATCATTTATGATATCAATTTTATTAGTTTGAACCACTCTCTTTGGGTGGTACTTGGCTGGCATCAAAGCCAATTGTTACTCCACTTTTCTTTACAAGTTCTCTTGCATCTTCAATATCTTCATCATCTTCATCATCTTCAGGTCTAACACTGCTATGTATTACTATTTTGTCACCGTAATCTACGGCTTCAAAAAAGTGTGTCATACAAAACTGTTGATTCATAAGGCACTCTAGCACGCGTGCTTTATTATACATATCTTCTCTTGATTCGAATGTCATATTATTTTCAAATCCGCTCTTTTTAAAGCAGCTACACTCTTTTTCAATTTCTATGGTATACATTATATTTCCTTTTTTTATACTATTTATAAGAGGGTTATATCATTTAAAACTTAAGATGTAATAAAAGCGCTATGAGAGCTCTTTTATTACTTTAAAATCGCCAGATTCATAAGAGTAGACCTTTTTAGCCTCTTTATCAATAATCACCGGACGGATCCACTCATTTAAAATAAACTCTTTTGCTATAGAGTTTTCCACTGCTTTTCCTACTTTTTCCAAAGGCGCTTCCATAAATGTTAGAAGTCTTACCGGTTCATGATATGCTTTACCTTCCAAATGGACTGATTGGGTAGGCAGACCGATCTTAAGATCACTGTAATTACCATTATAGACACCGATTTTTCCAACCACATTGTGATAGACTTTAGAACCTGCT contains:
- a CDS encoding ATP-dependent Clp protease adaptor ClpS, yielding MPITIKKPITLKSYLKIEFNAPKMCLVSIINDKHVSWEFCMRILKEVFHKDLEEAEAIAHEIVTNGEGFCGGYMFEIAQTKAEMIEEKAKKEGFSLICLIEEV
- a CDS encoding group III truncated hemoglobin, which codes for MFYEKAIEDEVLAPFFIDEIGDDLTDEDWFEHIDLLADFWLAKILGENTYYGNFVGAHVKMPHLKRETFTRWLELFSVTADEVYVPDIAEVFKKKGEQFSKQFLNTKKKI
- a CDS encoding bacteriohemerythrin, with the protein product MLMQKRDVQQVSNAMMNMLHEEEIDIINDFHDAVLAEDIEKIDELFKVVQFDVEDHFSTEEEMMEQSKFYAFQMHKSEHDTMRQKIKNIQENWENNKNPQEVQKFLENEFKHWIVLHISRWDSETAMHIGDSN